In Mangifera indica cultivar Alphonso chromosome 7, CATAS_Mindica_2.1, whole genome shotgun sequence, the genomic window atcatgtctcactagtgctccctaAGAACCTTTACTATAACTCTTTAcatgtaaaatattaaagtgtacggagtgagcgaccatggctcagtaagaaaatcatactaaatactcaaaacatttcataccagtactgaTCTCTTCTATACTTAGCGTGTTTGGGCTAGTCATATACAAGATAATTTACACGAAACACGTattaaccacatatcataattcttttcattcatacatttattcttttctttactATACAAGTATGATTCAcacgttatgatttatgcatatatgagtgcCATggcttttctattttctgattgtatatctttctcaactctttatcaaccacataggcttgcatgcatgattttaatgcaaatgactttcataaaacatttgctaattcttttttttaaaaacaaatattttcattgaccggtctagaagATATATGACAGTACTTACAGTTATTATACGAGGtataatcctctcttacacgcacatttcactatttttctttattgtccaCCCAGTACAgttgatatctttctttgttgtctacacaATATAGTCAATATCTTTCTTTACTGTCCACATAGTATAACTCGCGTGTAAAGATTTTACACATACTTTctgttttcctgtatcatataagtcattataaaaccaaaaacacttgtttttcattttctaaaaacatgcataacttagaaaatatttttcctctttctttatttttttgaaaacatgcatatattatgattcctcatatttatacatgtataactataatatgaaatatgctcattcattattttttctttattctttttaagcCTCATCAAGtattagattattttctcatgcatttacatacaTCTCATGCATTCCCTATggatatacatatttattataatggtttttgcacatattatgcacataattaagcaaaattaacctacatcagataaaatgacactttttcCCTTATGGCGAAAAGTTACATGCCTACCTTTAGTCCATattcttccatcaattcattatttctcacatactcaatacacaaaatcaactaagctaaccctagaaataagaaatgtctaaaatgcacttatgaaaaaaaattatatcataagtcctaatgaatttttttattcttttaagcataaatcaccttagtTCTATActctacacacttatacaagtaaaggttattttaataatctaactcaaattactttaagtatgtgaagtatgaaattcttatattttctttgctaattaagttatttaagcttattctccttttcttcttcttagcaaacttaatcaaccaaaaacataatcatccattaaaactctaaacttaatatctcttaaaaattaaactttttatcttaGAACTTACTAGAATAGATAAATCTAcaatttttataactggaggctctagaaattaggtggtttagctagatttttggtaaatttttgtttgaagaaaactttAGTGAAGTTTATGGAGGATTCTCggtcaaaaaagaagaaaatgaatagttttattgttttataaccATTTTAGACTAATTTACCCTCAGCCTTCTctaaaaattactattttatccctttccaattaccaaaaacccttagcaccattatataatttcaagtgtgccattcaatttatatttccactttgtctcttaaatccttctaaaatgaccattttaccccatttgaaaattattgctcatttattagttttaaataattctttcacaatttctttaaacaacttataaaatcaactctaggggtaattttgaaagtaaagtttactgacatacctgaattcGGTGTTACAATGATGGACAATATTGCTGAGTCCTTCAACACTTTGACACAAACCACTTGTGTTTTGCTTGTCACCAAACTTGTTGAGTTTATTAGGGGCACACTACAACATTGGTTTTAAAATAGACAAAACCTTATAGATAAATCTCAATAAATATTTAGTATGTATGTACCAATGCTTTGATATGTCAAAGTGTGACATCAttgatgttttgtttttttttttttttttaaagaacaaaTGAGAGAACTCACCCATTAACACCATGGGTTGAGGATAAGATTGTTGGACATATGCAAAAATCTACAACCTCCACAAATACAAAGTCCATGATATGTGGCAACATGTATCAATCGTTGATCATGTGCAATAGATGTTTGACTGAGGAAAATTTTAGCTTTCCTATATTCCAGGTACGCATGTCACTACTATGGCATGGTTCAATAACCAGTTTGATAGTTTCCGATGTGCAAATGTATACTACtccataaaatatttatgagaagtatataaataatatgttaatccACTAGGGGATTAGTCAACTTTGGCATGACTAGCTAATCCACTTGTAATTTATCCTTCATGATGCAATGATGACTGTCAGGCTGTTCAACCAGCCATACAAAAAGCCATCATAAGGAGAAAAAGTTCAGTAATGTATTTGTAGTTGATACCATAAACTTAGACAGATTAGACTTAATTGTCTAAATCCAACTCCAGTGCCCATTGTTACCTTATCCTACAAATCTAGTAGTGACAGAGGACAAGGTCATTGGGACTAGCACCCACCCCATTTGATTGAATAGTTATCTTGGTTTATTTTGTGAATTGacttttaatgtaatttaatgtTGAAGTATTAGTCATAATTAAGCTGAGTTGTTGATTCATTATTTGTTGATTCCATacaaaaacattaattatatttgctAGAAAGAATTGTGCCAATCTAAAGAATGGTTGCATCATATTCATCACTAGTatctaaaaaagaaatttcttaCCTAATTTATTAAAGAAGAATTAGTTAACTTAATTTGTCAATGACAACTTAATTTATTGACCATATGCAATGGCAACTTGAAGAATTTATTGACCATATGCAATGGCAACTTGAAGCTTCTAAAGAAGCCTTATTGGAGGAGTTTGAAATTGACTTAGAAAAGACTGAAATctgaataaaaaggaaaatccaaTGAGAAAAGCTTTTTTGGTGATAGTGATAGTGAGACTGATGACAAACGATGATAAGGCTCTAGAGTTTTGCTAATTGATGTCCTATGAGTCCAATAGTGCTGACTGTGAGGTGTTACGCTCCCAAGAGATAGAGATTAGTAAAGAAAGTTGCCAAAAAATTGGGTGGTGTGTGGAGGTACATGCAACAATGAATGGTGATGTGCCTCTTGGGTTTTGCTAATGAGAGAGACAATCAAGTTGGTGTTTCATATTTTTGATCCGATACAAATAGAAGGGCAATCTAAGATTAGTCAGGAGCAATCATCGGAAAGTACATTGTTAAGGTTTCTGATTAACTTAACATTATGATACCAtgtgaaaagataaataaattgaattttttgtatATCGATAgtctataaaatatatttatacatactatTACAATAAACTATAATTGGAAATGCAATATCCTAATTTCCTATTTTAGATTTCCTAATCCTAATATAACTTGATTCTATCCTAATGTAGTTTTATACAACTCAAACAAGATTTAATGAATTGGAGCCTAGAAAAGATATTAAATTGATAAGCCAAAAGCGCAAATGACACATGATCAATTCAAAACGATGGTAGAAGAAGAATTTAATGATATAGATccatattttttcactttagaATAAAAGCTTGGAAACCCATTATGATGGAGCATTTGAAAtactcaaaaaataatttattttctagattattatttttgtttacaaTGATTACATTATATTGTTGAAATGACATGACCATGACAGAAAAAAGTAGCAAATGATGTAAACCCAATTAATggaatataagaaattttatcataCAATAGTGTCCCTTTCATATTTTCCCCCACAAGTGGATTTCAGTATTCTACGAATTTAATCCAGATGACATGTCCAGATAAAATATCTTTGCatacaaaatatttaagaaGATACCAAATTCAAACTTTAGTACCAAATCACCTGAACAGGCATTAATCCCAGCTTCACAGACATGTTTAAGTGTTTCCATGCACTCATCATAACTTCTTGTAGTGATAACATTTGGATAATATTCTTTTGAGGTATCATGGTTATGGTTATATCCTATAAGGCCTGCTTTCTTGAGTTCTAAAGCCTGCTGCTTCTCCAGCATGCCTAATGTATAGCACACCTCCATCCCCATTTCCCTAGTACATGGCAAATTCAGAAGACAGATTATCGTTTTCATGAATATGATAAAAGGCCTAACACAGGTTATTGAAATGTCAGAATTTCAcagaaccaaaaaaaatcaaacggACACCTGTGCATTATAGTCTTTCTTTCAAtttgggaagaaaaaaaaatcatgatcaacaaaattgacataaaaaaagtcaattgaAAAGGCAGTAAATATAAATCAGCAGTGCCAGTCCA contains:
- the LOC123220496 gene encoding biotin synthase, mitochondrial-like is translated as MGAAWTDTIGRKTNFNNILEYVKEIREMGMEVCYTLGMLEKQQALELKKAGLIGYNHNHDTSKEYYPNVITTRSYDECMETLKHVCEAGINACSGDLVLKFEFGIFLNILYAKIFYLDMSSGLNS